Within the Rosa rugosa chromosome 2, drRosRugo1.1, whole genome shotgun sequence genome, the region ACGGTAATAAACTGAtgtcaattttgaattttcctGAGCTTTATCTTTTAAGAATTTTTTATGAGTATTTGTTATGATGTCTAGCACAGTGGAAATAAACATAAGGCATAACATACATCTACCGAGTACCGACTATCTTTAGTTCTTTACCCAATTTCATGGGCCATGCATCGGCGTCACAAAAACATAACAAACAATATTTTACGAATAAACGGGGAAAAATTCCGTCTAATTGCAAATTTAGTATCAACCTGTTTAGAGTTGGTTTTACTCAAAATTGCCATAGTCATTCCAATCCAACTGTCTCCATGTTCCATTTCCAATTGACATGTCAAAAGCTTACAACAATAATGGGTGGAAAATTCTCAACTTCATGCAAAAATTTGCACTGGAGGATATTACTCAAAATATCAAGATGAAAGAGTAGAAGCATGGATAGAGTAACATATTTCACAACACAATAACAAGTGCTTTATGTTTCAATTTACAGCGAAGCCATCAACTGTAACACACAAATCCAAATCAATCATCATCTTCAAGAACATTCCGACGCCTCTGAATCTGGAAAACAGAAAGTAACACAAGGCGAAATATCAGTATAGGTATATATACCATGGAAAAGGAAACAAAGTAAAAACTGTAATTAGATTGTCATGAGTCATGACTTACAGTGACTTTAGTCTGCTTGGTGGTTTGGTTGTTGATCTGTTCCAACAATGAAATAAGCTTCTCCTCAGTAACCTGACAATTGAAGTTCTAAGCACTTTGTTTCTCTTATAGATGAGCTCTTATGAATGCTTGCAGTgaggaaaataaaaaaccatGGGGAAAGTATAAGACAGACGAGGATATGAGAATGATACACCATACCTTCTCAGCTATTTGGCCCATTTGAGCAGCTCTCAGTATGACATCTTCAACACCTCTTGCCTTCTCAGGTTTCACCAAAGCAATTCGAGCAACTGCACATGCATAGCATTAAGTAAAAGATAATGTACAAGTACCCTAGGCAAATTGCACTTGCTATGCATTTGACTGAACCACAGCAGATCGTTGCTTGGGATTAATTTATAAAGATCGTGTCTTTTTCTGTCATTCTCAGTTTTGAAAAACTAAATATCCTTCCAAGATGTCTAAGTACTACATTATATTTACTAGTCAATAACAGTGATCCAAACATATTATCCTAAACCAGAAATAGTTTTTCTCCTTATAGATGAAGTAATAAAGGAAAATTCAGagtaaaaataaattaagaacTCAAATGCCTATTTCCGATATCAACTTACGTCTTTCTCGAGCTTCAGATGACAAAATCTGACTAAGCATCATCTGCCTCCGTTCTTCTGCCTCCCTACATTTATTGCCTTATGTATGAGATTAACAAGAACATTATTggtacaaaagaaaacaaagtaacgCCCTAATTGATTTAAAACCCAACCTCTTGGCATCATCATTTGCCTTCTGCTGTTCAGGGTTTTGCTGCCCTCTGGCCCCTCCCTATGTATCAATGTAAAGTAGTGAGGTCAGCACAAAAGTGCCAAGAAGGCAACCTCTTTTTTGAGCAAAGATATTCAGAAAAACTCAAGTTATTGAGTACTTACAGCGCCTTGTTGAGCCATAAGCTCCTGCATTCTTCTTTGTCTGATTGCTTCGAGTTCGGGATCAGCCTAAGAATGGAATCCATAAAGTTAAAAAACAACAAACATCCAATGACAGGCAAACAAAAACTTAACAATCGATCATAATGACAAAAAGCATAAGTGTTAATAATATGCAAACAACAAAGATGGGTACACCACCACAAATAACACTAACAGTTTCTGGTTTGCGTCTTCCATCCATTCACCTGTATAGACTTAATGAAAGAAACAATGAAAAGAAGGCAGTGATTCTGTTGATCTAATCAAGTCGAGTAAGTTAACTCTGACCGTCTAGTTGAAAAATATGAACGAGTATCCTACATTTCTCGACATGATACAGCCAACTGGGGGTCCCTAAATTCAGATATGCATTACAAGAGTGTAAAGGGTTTCACAACTTCACTTGCACTTCAATTCCAAACCCTAAACTACTTATACTGTCTGAAGTCATTACTTGCTACTACTGCTAATAACATGGATCAAAGCATGTTTAATACTACTTCTCAGTCAAATTCAGCTCCAAATCCATTTACCAGCCAATTACATGACAAAAACACATTTGAAGAGTACAAATTGATTAAAACCCAGTCCTAATCTATATAAATATAACAAGTAGGATATGAtagaaaagacaaaaactttGAGAACCCTAATTCTAAGTAGAAGGAAATTGAAATTGAGGGAGAGAATTTACCATTGATTCAAGTTGTGAGTAGAGATCTAAGCGCTCCGACCTGGGTTTGCGTTGGTCGGACGCGAATTCAGAAATCTTTATATATAGAGAGGAAAAAAAGGACGAAAGGAAAACTGGGCCGACCCAGTAGTTCATTCGATTTGTGTTTCGAGTTGGTCCATTTAGGTTTCTAACGGCCCACATAGCTATGATGAAAGCCGAAGCTCAAGCTTTGCGACCCACGGCccccttttgtttttgtcgtAAAAATTCAAATTATGAGACTGACTTGTGTCACGTTAGGCGTTAACATATTaatgaaattttcaaaattttaaatttatataatCTGTGTAAATGATGGATATCAAGAACAACTTTTCTTCCTTTAAAGTTGTAGACGTAATGTCACCTAATTGGACGATGGAAACAAAAATTTGTGGTCTGAATGAACGCCTAATCGAAAATCCACTCTTAGTTTACACCTTTGATTGTGATTATCAAGGGCGGAACCGATATATGGTATGACTGTATGAGGGACTAGACCCCCAACATTTGTCTACATCATTCTTAAATCAATTATGCCTCATACAATTATATAGAAATTGACCTTAATTCAATTCTTGGATCCCCTCCTAACCAATAGCAGCAACACAAGGTCCAAAAACACAGAGAATAATTCAGAATATCAGTGTACTAATTACCCAATTTATAATAAGGAAATATGAAAATGCTGCTTACTTGCTTAGAGGTTTAGAAGATTTTTTAATGTATTGTCATTGATGTCTAGCTTTTTGGGTTATTTTATTAATAGGTATCCTAGTTTTGCAATTCTTGAACCGCTTTCCCCAAGTTTTAAATCCTAGTTTGGTCTCTAGtgatcatcatcaccatcaacaTCTTTCAAATAAAATTTCGGTGGTCTTTGCTTAAAAAATGATGATTTTTTGTTTGAAtagaagaaaattaaaaattttaatttaaaGATTCAGAAACGTGTTTAGTGCGACTTCattga harbors:
- the LOC133733046 gene encoding uncharacterized protein LOC133733046 isoform X2, which produces MADPELEAIRQRRMQELMAQQGAGGARGQQNPEQQKANDDAKREAEERRQMMLSQILSSEARERLARIALVKPEKARGVEDVILRAAQMGQIAEKINNQTTKQTKVTIQRRRNVLEDDD
- the LOC133733046 gene encoding uncharacterized protein LOC133733046 isoform X1, producing the protein MADPELEAIRQRRMQELMAQQGAGGARGQQNPEQQKANDDAKREAEERRQMMLSQILSSEARERLARIALVKPEKARGVEDVILRAAQMGQIAEKVTEEKLISLLEQINNQTTKQTKVTIQRRRNVLEDDD